From the genome of Pieris brassicae chromosome Z, ilPieBrab1.1, whole genome shotgun sequence:
GTAACGGAGGCGATGGAGGCAATGGTGGAGACGGTGGTAACGGAGGCGATGGAGGCAATGGTGGAGACGCTGGTAACGGAGGCGATGGAGGCAATGGTGGAGATGGTGGAAATGGAGGCGATGGAGGCAATGGTGGAGATGGTGGAAATGGAGGCAATGGTGGTAATGAAGATGGCGGAATCGGAGGTGACGGTGGAAATGGAGGTGACGGTGGTAACGGAGGCGATGGAGGCAATGGTGGAGATGGTGGAAATGGAGGCGATGGAGGCAATGGTGGAGATGGTGGAAATGGAGGCAATGGTGGTAATGAAGATGGCGGAATCGGAGGTGACGGCGGAAACGGAGGTGACGGCGGAAACGGAGGTGAAGGTGGAAATGGAGGTGATGGAGGCAATGGTGGAGACGGTGGTAACGGAGGCGATGGAGGCAATGGTGGAGACGGTGGTAACGGAGGTGATGGAGGCAATGGTGGAGATGGTGGAAATGGAGGTGATGGAGGCAATGGTGGAGACGCTGGTAACGGAGGCGATGGAGGCAATGGTGGAGATGGTGGAAATGGAGGCGATGGAGGCAATGGTGGAGATGGTGGAAATGGAGGCAATGGAGGCAATGGTGGTAATGAAGATGGCGGAATCGGAGGTGACGGCGGAAACGGAGGTGACGGCGGAAATGGAGGTGACGGTGGTAACGGAGGCGATGGAGGCAATGGTGGAGATGGTGGAAATGGAGGTGACGGCGGAAACGGAGGTGACGGCGGAAACGGAGGTGACGGCGGAAATGGAGGTGACGGTGGTAACGGAGGTGACGGTGGTAACGGAGGCGATGGAGGCAATGGTGGAGATGGTGGTAACGGAGGCGATGGAGGCAATGGTGGAGATGGTGGAAATGGAGGTGACGGCGGAAACGGAGGTGACGGCGGAAACGGAGGTGACGGCGGAAATGGAGGTGACGGTGGTAACGGAGGTGACGGTGGTAACGGAGGCGATGGAGGCAATAGTGGAGATGGTGGAAATGGAGGTAATGAAGATGGCGGAATCGGAGGTGACGGCGGAAACGGAGGTGACGGCGGAAACGGAGGTGACGGCGGAAATGGAGGTGATGGAGGCAATGGTGGAGACGGTGGTAACGGAGGCGATGGAGGCAATGGTGGAGATGGTGGAAATGGAGGCGATGGAGGCAATGGTGGTAATGAAGATGGCGGAATCGGAGGTGACGGTGGTAACGGAGGCGATGGAGGCAATGGTGGAGATGGTGGAAATGGAGGTGATGGAGGCAATGGTGGAGATGGAGGTAACGGCGGTAATGATGGTGGCGACAATGAAGCTAACAGAtgcaaagagaactgctatGTACCTTTCTGGAAACACGAAACTGATTGTGACAAATTCTGGCGTTGCGTCGATAATGAAGTTGTTCTTGGAATTTGTTCTGAAGGCCTTAGCTTTAATGAGGAAAAGCAGACTTGTGACTTCGCTTGCAACGTTGTTTGCCAGCGGGCTGACATTCAGTCCACTGCTGGCATTGATGGCCTTAGAGTGTTTCTACCATGGAACAAAGTTGACTCCCTTCTTGAAATCGCTAGAAGTAGTAACAAAATGGACGAccaatatgaaaattaattatatcttacaaaacatttcaattgttatatttcgtattaaatcttgaattaaattattattttgttttattcatttcaaaATAGCTCAAATAAATACTGATGAAAAATGAATTAGGTCTGGGTgccagatatctgtatctttCATAATTCTTAAAATCCATATCaaccttttgtgcctgacacaagccGTCGGCATTTTAAGCCTAAGGTTCTGATGGATTTTGTAGTTAAGTTCATAATTCAATTTGTGATAATTTATTCAGATAAGAATGTTGAAGCCAAggatatatatctttatttggCTCACATGCATAGACCACATATACGCTCGATCCCAAACACACGACCTATACACGGCAGCGGTTGGCACAAAACTAGCGGACCATCGACCGATCGTGCTTGCTTGCACTAAAACACAGCTACAGAATGTTCCaagatataaaacattaattgacaataataaattaacgatcCTTCTAGAGCAAATTGATTTTAAGCcgaaaatagaaataaagtgtCCTATTGGTATATAcaacttcatacaaaataaattaactcaagcatataaaaaatctgaatttacagttaaacttaaatctaactCTCTTCGAAATAGTAACAATTggattaataatagaattattaatgcATGTCAGTACAGagataaactttttactcaatgtataaaagatccaaacaacttaatactaaaacaaaaatataataaaaccagaaattatgtcaataaattaataaataaaactaaaaataaaacaattagaacCAATATagaagctaataaaaataatctaaaaaatctatggGACATATTAAACCAACTAACaggaataattaaaacagcCATCGACGTAGCTATACATAACTCATTTGCAAATCAGAATATTACATGTAaagatattgcaaataattttgcaacttCCTTCCACAATAGTCTTAGTAATATAGCAACCAACTGTGTAAATCCACTGTTAGATAAAGGCTCTTACAAGCGTGCAGAAAATACTAGTATGAGATTTCAGTCAGCAGACCCTAAATCAGttgcaaagataattaaatcattaaacgaCAGAAAGTATCCAGGTGCAGATAAGATACGAGctatagatattaaaacattatgtaataaaatcaacgTAGCCATAGCTAACCTTATTAATACGAGCATTTACACTGGAAAATATCctaacttattaaaaacagGCATAGTACgaccaatatacaaaaatggtagcaaaaaaatatataataattatcgtccAATAACGATATTgccaacaattaacaaaataatagaaaaatacatatgtggacaaattcaaaattattataagaaacacaatattctttctaacaaacaatatggattccaaccaaataaaaataccacacaATTGCTATCCGCATTCACAGACCACATTTAGATAAAAAAGATCATGTTCTAGTAGTGTTTATTGACTACAGTAAGGCATTCGACACATTAAAGCACAGCGTAATCCTACAGAACTTAAATGACTGCGGAGTACGAGGAAACCTACTCAAGTGGTGTGAAAACTATCTGCAAGACAGAACTTATCGTGTTAAAGTGTGCAACGAAGTTTTCCAATATCTATTACAGAAGGTACGGCTCAGGGCTCAGTCATTGGGCCTTTACACTACCTTACCTACGTTAACACATTAcctaacataataaagtattgtcagATATTCCAATTTGCAGATGATACATGCCTAGTAGCCGCTGGGCCTAACATCCAAGAAGCAGAAACAAAGCTACAATCTGATTTCGATACATTGGCTAAATGGTCCCACGACGTAGGACTTGTACTAAatcctaacaaaacaaagttcatGCATATCCGATCCAGTTGAGTAGTTGAACCACGagtgtcataataaatcatggACTGAAAATTTTCTGGCGTTCCGTTTTAGATTTggcgccaattcacaaaaacaaatgacacaTGAacgcaatatactacattaggttaccagagttctaaaattgaaattcaatttttttttcattagcaatgtttctaactggccagatcgaaacattttcagtgttacccacctAACATTTCTATTGATGAGTATTAAGATACTCTAGgaacagataaaataaaatattgctgatataataaatatttttattaatcataatttaagcAGCTTTTTCGGGAACCAGAGCGcggtattgtattatatatattatggtatTGCGCATATTTTGTATCAggcgttatttttttattataattttcattaagaGGCAATATACGCTACCCCTTTCGCGCCTCTCTTTCCTTTGGAAGGTGTTGTCCATTACAGGCGTTTAGGGTTTGTTCTGTGGAATTCAGCTGGTCTCGCGGCCAATGccactattttttaatattcttagaaaattattcattGAAAGCAATGACttactattaatttttttttaatttgtagttGAAAGTCGGGAAtactaaaaatgatttaattttaaaactgtttacgCCATCCAAGGAGCCAGCGAAGACAGTAAAAAACtcattatttatagaatacgGCAAACGAGCTTATGAGACGCCCTTTCTTAGCGGGTGCTTAGCCGGCCTTTGAGGAAGGAGTTCTCTCTTATTTTGAGCAGTTGAAGGTTGTTTCTTAAGGGAGAtcaccgggagtcgattccacagttcgcaaaagaaagtgtCTTGTGAAGCGACctgtggaagacttccagctCTTAAGGTGATGctgatgaataaataaaatatcgatttTCGTGTGAACAGGTAGAAACAaaacacatatatttaaagtattatcaatcatcatcatcatcttcatcatcatcaatacTCTTCATCTTCTCTTCTATTTCCTTTGCCGGATTAAATACTCCCCCAGTTTGGGCGTTACATATAAAACACCTTTGGGACTTCTTGTACTGTTGCAACGCGCACTTTTcgcaaaaataatgtttacacCTGGAAAAAAATTGCGCTTAGAATATATCGTCGCCCATGGGCAGTTATGgcttactatattataaaacatatgttaTGTTTGCATATATATGTCCAAAAAACTgtcgaaaaatataaatttataaccaTCTACTTGGTACCAGGAGAGAACCGAAGTGTCTCGACAAGTTGGTCTCGACTAAACTTAAGCAAACAAGTCTTCTCTGGCAGAGGAGATGAGAATGCTCCTCCTCAATTTGAGATGATGTTCAGGGAATTGATGCGAATAGATAGAGGAATGAAGTGATGCTCATTCACCAACCTAAAGGGGGACTAGTCTAGCCACTAACTGTCCCGGAAtgtcaaaatgtatatatgcCCTACGGGAAATGTTTCGATAGCGCGTTTTAATGTGTGACGTCATCGGACCGATCATACCAAAAGAGGAAGACAAGTATAGTCTTCCTCCAACCCAAAGACTAAAGAGAGGATCCTCTACCGTTTTATGGTGTGACGTCATCGCCAAAAGGGAGTTTTAACTCACCTAGTAACGACTGGGTCCTTAAAGCTGTCCCTACATATGAAACACTTAAACGGCAGCTCCTCATCACTATGTATCTCATAGTCCGACTCGTCTTTCGTCTCCAGATCCTCTCTCTCCAGTTGCCAGCCGTGTTTATAATCAGATCTGTCGTGGAGGAATTTACAGGAATCTGTAATGTGACAAaaactttgttaaatattacattcaattcaattacaaagggctcgcgagtgcgttgccggcctattttTGTAgaacggggcaaacgggcacgTCTGATATTCAGTAAtaccgcagcccatggacactcaatgctaAAGAGctggcgagtgcgttgccggcctatttttatagaacggggcaaacgggcacgTCTGATATTCAGTAAtaccgcagcccatggacactcaatgctaAAGAGctggcgagtgcgttgccggccttttttttatagaacggggTAAACAGACAATAGGCTCAGCTAATCTTgagtaataccgccgcccatggatactcaatGCAATTCATGctggcgagtgcgttgccggcttattttttatagaacggaGCAAAaagacaggaggctcatctgatgtttagtgatacaTACATATCACCCAGAGACACTCATAGCTAGTAGACTCgcgggtgcgttgccggcctttaagtAAGGTTCATTTCAAGTTATATTTcggtatataaataacttatatacaattataatacatatttacaattgaAATTAAAGTAACCCGAgggttataaataataattaaaaatctgttttttttaaatataacaaacaacaacaaacGGTCAAAAATCGATGACGTAACATGCTTGTAAATAATGCCTTCGCCTGTCTAAGTACATAATGAttggaaatattaatttgtataatttcagaaatttatttaaaactaattaaattcttatttattttgtagactCTGAGGTCTTTGATTCTAATCACGGCACACATGGAGTAGTAACTCtctcatatttaaaaaaaattagacttGTAAACACAGACGGCtgaccacctacttgcctgttaCAAAAAATGATTACAGacacaaatctgaggccaagacttaGTGTGCCATTCAGGAGTTGTCAAACATTTTTGTAGCTCCACTGGTTTTtatggatatatttttttaaatattattttatttatatcgtatTTACCTCCAAAACCACAAAACCCTGTCTCCTTATAATCTTTACATATATCAGGTTGATAGTCCCATCTGAAAAAGGTATGaaaaaatgttgttaattataaaataaaattgaaaaatgttgtTAATTATTCCAATAGTctgttaattacaaaaaaataacaattctcTAGAATGGGCCAGTTTCATAtatccaaaaaatattaaaaacaatacaaactcttaataaaataatatatttacatttttataataggtataaaaaataacagctataaatacaattgtacCCTCAGTCTTTTGATAATCATACTTAACTAAATCTCTACTCTGAGTCTTACCTAACTGTAGCTCTTAAGTTAGCCGGTGCTCGTATTGGTCCTTTCCTCACAAATCCTGAACTGGCATTCCCTGCTGCTGTATCTCGCTTTTTGTAGTATTGggcataattatttataccacGGTATACCtggaatatttaatattgtatagtgTATCAATTTTCAAAAGGCTGTCAACACATTGgctagccttctggcattaaaagtgtccatgggcatcaACAACACTAAAtgtcaggtgagcctcctgcctgctggccctctgttctataaaaaaagttacatttatGTAACTTATGTAGGCTTAATTGTGTAGatctataatataagtaataactgtgtgaaataaataaatgaataaaagcTATACAATAGTatacctatattatatatactttagtAACTGAAGATGTaatacaccaacagctcacAAGATTAATGTCTAAAAAGGTGTAAgtagtaacaataaaataaaattgaagcattatatgttaaatattttggttAATATATCACAAgctagtataaatatataactaccTTGTCATCCGCTTGTCCTTCCAATTCCTCATTTATCTTTTGTGCCTTTTCAAATATTGCTTGAGCATCTTTATCTCTCTCTGTATCAAGTTCATATGTTGCTGTAGCATTTTCTCTTTGTTGTACTACTGACAATGTTGTTGTTTTTGGCTGAAAGGTATATTATATGgtgatatattatatgtgtGCGGCATAAAAGATggacattttaaataacaaattggACTGGACTTAGTGGAAAGATATTAGGGTATAGGATAGTTAGAGTATGGCCTAGGTGAGAATAGCTTATCAGCTACTCTCACtatcatatcatatcatatcattGTGAGGCGCCACAACCAGGCAAGGCTGAGCTAAAGATGCTGGTCAGAGGCAGTGATTCTGTGCCTAAAATTAGATCAAAACTCACTGAAATAAACCGGCTAGAGTATAGTGTGCTTGTTACTCTCTTGCCTGAAATAGCAAGATTACCAAAACAAATGTAGTGGATAGGTGACATAAGAACAAAAGAAAAGATGAATGATGTAATAGAACTGGCAGGAAATAACTGAATGAGTTTTGACAATACAAAGAGTAATGGCAAAATATGTAGGCTTTTCCCTAAGCGGGGCCATACAAATACACATACTAAAACTATACTGTAaactaatgataataaaaagttatgttgtataaaattactttaagagAATATTGCTGCCTGTTTATTATACACTCTTGATTTTAGAATTAGTAGTTTACTGGCATTCATAAGTATACAtagttacctatataaataaacattattttgatttcattCCTTTTTTTGTGGAGcgaattgttttattaaaataagttatgtGTTTATAtctgttacaaaataaatcataaaataatataccttaTCATCCTCGCTACTATCACTTTTTTCAATAACAACTTTCTGTTTTTTCTCCCCAGTTCTTTGAATATTTGGGTTTAGCTTCTGGGGTCTTTTTGAAGGCAACACCACAGTCTGTTCATCTGAATCTGAACCATTTTTCTCTGAAATAAATGgtaatgatataataaaatttgtttaaataaaacttttttacttgacatacaaaattacaaactCAAACTGTAAGTGTGTGTGtacagtttaattaaaacatgaaataaaaacttgttttaaaGTCAATGACACAGGTTACATTTACTGAATAAAAATCCGGTTCCCAACAGTGATGCCAACTTGGGGGTTTCGCCTCCTAATTCTTGGGGAATATAGATGAGTAAGGATTTTTTGGgtgttgctttattttttcttcaaacAAAGCTTGTTACATTGCAAactacattttacatttagcCTAAAATCCAACCAGCAATCT
Proteins encoded in this window:
- the LOC123718801 gene encoding E3 ubiquitin-protein ligase RNF113A yields the protein MSDAEVEIPTTFKKRNLKNRGGRKRKTSSSEEKNGSDSDEQTVVLPSKRPQKLNPNIQRTGEKKQKVVIEKSDSSEDDKPKTTTLSVVQQRENATATYELDTERDKDAQAIFEKAQKINEELEGQADDKVYRGINNYAQYYKKRDTAAGNASSGFVRKGPIRAPANLRATVRWDYQPDICKDYKETGFCGFGDSCKFLHDRSDYKHGWQLEREDLETKDESDYEIHSDEELPFKCFICRDSFKDPVVTRCKHYFCEKCALQQYKKSQRCFICNAQTGGVFNPAKEIEEKMKSIDDDEDDDDD